GATCGACGAACAGGCCTTCTAGATCTAGAGCGGGAACGGCGTGTTCTATTTATGGAACGTGAGCGTGAACGCCTGCCAACTGCACCAACTCGTTTGGGTGAGCGGGCCCTGGAGCTCCTTGTGCCTCCACGGGAACGGGACTCCGACCTACGACTTCTTCTTGGAGACCGAGATATAGAGGGGGACCTGCGGCCACCACGTTTAGGAGATCGCGACACCTTTCTCTTAGGAGATGGGGAACTCCGACATCGCTTTGGGGAAACAGATGGGGAATTTTTGTGACGCTTAGGAGACCTGGACTTCCTCGGAGAATTTGACACCTTCTTCTTgggtgtgagagagcgagaaatGGATCGTGACCGACAGCTAGCTCTCTTTGGCGATGGGGAGAGTGACTTCCTTCTAGACTGAGAGCCAGACATCTGCTGGCTCTTTAAAGGAGTTATAGACCGTTTTCCCATAGAAGTTGACCTAGGAAGGGTTCCTGtctgttcttttgttgttgctgctgtctgATCACTAGACTGCTGTCTAACTGGACTAGGTGTTGGTGATCGACTATGGCTTGACCTGGACCTCTTAATGTCTGGGCCACTGGGAGGGGAAGGAGACGTGGACTTGGGAGTATCGTTTTCCTTGACCATTGCCCTCTGAACTGAATTGGCCTGATCTTTCAGGCCTAAGTCATCTCTTGAGGTAGCACCTTCTTGTTTAGGGATGATGTCGGGTAGTTCCTGAGCATGACTGAATGCACCATCTCCATGGCTACCCTCTGTTTTGACCCTAACTGTCTCTGTCAAATTTATGTCATCCTGGTCAGCAGAGGGCGACCTCCTATCATTTTCTGATCCATTGGTGTTACTGCCCTTGCCTCCAGTTGGGGATACTTCTACATTTGCAATCTCCTCTTTCTTCATTCCAAACAGCTCAGGTGTCTGCGTGACCATGGGAATCCCCTTCTCATCACCTCGTTTGCTTTTTGAACCCACTTTAGAAACTGGTTCTTGCAGGTCAGATGCTGCAGGTGGAGAGTATTTACCGTCACCAGCTCCTTGGCCTCCTTCACCTTCGGACTCAGAAACTGAAGCTGAGCTGCTATCAGATGCTGAGTGAGATGGGGATTTCTTTTCATGCTTTtcatccttcttctttttctttttcttcttcttggcagcatgtcttttgtgttttttagacTTTGCATCTCCCTCTGTGTCCATACGATCTAAGAAGTGAAATGAcggttaaaaaataataataatcatcatataaCAGCAGAAAGAACACCTTTCTTGCTTAGAAAAGTGGCTTACTTTTGTGAGTGACAATCTCCTACCTGTTATTACATTCCTTTTACTCTCCTCCTTTAGTACAATGGGATCTCCAGCTCCAGAAGATGCCAGTCTGGAACTAAAAGCACAAGGAAAGtttacaaaatataattttgtagTATAAAATTCAAGTTCCAAGTACAAAGCATACGTTGGGCACCGTTTTTAATTTGGGTGAGCTACAGAATCGTATCcaagaatagaaaaacacaccacagcaccTAGTGGCAAACTTGTACTTATTTCAAACTATTATAATTACTATaccaataaatataaaaattacttgataatgtgataaaaacTGTGTGAGAGACATTACATTTTGATTATGAACTGTTACATACATTATTAAATTGATACAAAATGTGATTTAGACAAATGTGAGAAATACACCTAATTTTCACTGAATACATCTATCAACTTTTAGAGAACAGTATTTTGGACTATTCATATCAAGTTTTCCTGACCTGGCTCTGGTAGTCCGCACAGGTCTTGCCAGGGTTGTCGGTTCTACATCGGACTCGGCGGCAGATTCTGAACTGCTCTCCTTTtctcccttcctcttcttcttcttctttttgctcttgtgttttctgtgtttcttgtttttcttatgGGGTGGCTCATTTTCTTCCTTGGCATTGATGTCATCTTTATCAAGTGCCTCATCCTCCCCTGCATAGAGTTTTCAGATTAcatcaatatttgacaaaatcaTATAATTTTCAATGATATTGATTTGTACAGTGAAGCATATTGCAAAAATATTGGTGTTATGCGGAAAACACATCACCACCAGGCCATTCAAATGCAACTTTCATGTGTTCTAAATAGTTGCTGGACAACAATGCCGCATTAGATGATAGTGgcataaaaacaaattacaccTGAAATGTAACAAGAAACAAATGATcttaatgaaaaaaatgttttaagacAGATTTCTGTGTGTACTATCAATCACTCACCTGATGGGATGTCCACTGCACACTCCATTGCGCAGATGTCCCTGATTTCGTTTAAGACCTTCTTATTGTCAATGTCTTGTTGCTTCCTCAATCAACACTGGAGATGGAAAAAGACACACTATAACACAAGAACATTTAAGTTGGCTACAGCAAATTAAATATACATGATGGTCTTGATTGTCAGTAGCTACTGCTAACACTTCCTCATATTATATGCAAGGATGAGcatggaaaacacatttgttggaCACAGtagtcattttaatttgttaaattatgtaaaaacaaCCATTCCCTCTAATATCACAAATCATACCGCAATTCCATTCTAAATAATcgtaaaaaacatatttattcaaaatccatCCACACatcttctaccattttatcctccacaggagggtcacaggtgttgctgtgccaatctcacaGCCCTATTTTAGTTGAATACATTTACCCCATTGTGTTTTCATCACAGGAACCTTTTAGTTCTTCTGGttaactacaactactgttgCTTTAAACACCCCCCCTCAAGCCTACAGTAGGCCATAGCTGACAATACTAATGAGTAGCTAtgcaactaataattatttttacatCCAATGAATCTTTTGGTTATTTTCTCAGTTATTGATTAATTGTGTCATtcatacaacataaaaaaattacATGAAATAGTAAGgatttacttaaaaataaaatcagaaaacaaatacattaataaataaaacatctccAGTAGATTTAATTGATTATTGAACTACTTGCCAAAAACTTAGTCAATAACCAATTAATACATTTTGCggcatattttaaaatgtgtaataacaCCTTATGTTGATACATAGTTaatcatacatttaaataagtAGTGTAGTCagaagtggggggaaaaagatcTATCACATATTACATGATGGTATAAGCAAACGAGCAGTTATAGCTTGAATGTCTGCAAAACTACAGTGAGGATGGGTTGCTCATACAAACAGATTCCACAAATACACGGACATAAACGTATCACAACCAATCAGATCTGTACACAGCAGTGTGTTGTGAGACCTTTGCATGCCTGAAGACAGTATTCGACCTACAGTTGTAAAGCCCATACACGACCAACacgagaaaaaaaatcaaccacTGGTAAACACGTGAGAAGAACTGCAATAAAGGCACAAACTAATCAAATTACCTATAGGCGTGATTTCCCGATATTATGCGTCAACTATAAGCGAAAGTATCATGTTTAGCAAAAAAATTCCAAAAAAGAGGTGTAATTATTGAATTTACACAGCCAGTGGACATTTGTCGCCTCCGTTCATGCTAAACACAAAGTATGGCTGCCAACATATATATTCCATAAAATGGTAATTAAGTTGGGCTATGAGCTGAAGGTACATTATGTTCCAGTATTTACTTGAATCAAACTACAATTGCCCACATGTCGATTAAATGTACGCGACATATAGAAACAACGTGGAGGAAAGTTTTAAGCAACAATGGAGAGTTCGATGACACGTTAGATAACGACGAGCACCGCCGGGCCTGCACTTCCACAGCTCGCGTTAGCCGCCATTCACAGATCCCGCACGTTTAGCTAGCGAACGTTAGCTTACGTTGATATATCAATGGCTGGAAGATATACTTGTTAGGTCGCTCAACTTTAACGTTCGTATTCTACTTGCTTACTAGTTTCGGAACGCTTGTATTTCTGCCAGCATGCAGCGGCCTCGGTGTGCGGTTCGGATATTACCGCTGGCTAAGTTAGCACACTAGTACCTATTTAAGTAACTCGTTCTCCAAAACATGTAGCCGCTGCTTCTTTCACCAAAGCAAGTTAGTTTGCTCATCACGGCCGACGATTCCATGTAGGATACTTACCCAGATAATGATTCGTAGTTGCTGTATCGTTAAATAAAATTCCAGGTGGCGGTGCTTCAACAATGTGCGCGTCCAAACAATCGCTGCATATGAAAACGTTAGCAAAGAAACCGATCCGCCATGATGGGATGAGATTTCCCAACATGCATTGCTGCGCGGGTTGAATGGCGGCGTCACGGTCTCCCAGGTAACGCCGCTCCATGGATCAACTGAGGCAAACTTCAAGATCGCCGTGACCCATCATTACATATCTGTTGTTTATCCGAATCCGAAAACTTTATTGCTTGTTGTAACAGAAAATCTTCTTTAAAGTGGTTCcacacaacatgacaacattacAACTAATACCATGCAGCACAGACTCGTGTGTGAATACTTCTAAAAACAAGTATTAAAATTATTAGACGAGGAtaaaagacataataataacaataataataataataataataataattgcaccATTTTATTTGAAGGCGCCTTTCACGGCACTCAAGGACACCATACACAATCATGAATATCATGAATTTTAAAAGTTTATGACAATGAGAATGAATGAGTTCTTGTAGGAGCTTTTCCTGGCTATGGGGATTTTATAACGCGGCCTGATAGTAGGAGCTGGAAGGCTCTGTGTAGGGAGGGGATGGGTTCTGTGATGAGGTTGGCTTTCATTTGAAGTGCTTTAAGAGTTTGTCCTGCGTAACAACAGATTCCAAAAACATAACTGAACTTTCACACATTTGGCAAGGAACTACGTCATGAGCGCGGTTTGAGTCAGCATCTCCAACTATACTGTAGTtcccttttttcattattactaGTGTAGGCCTACATCTTACTCAGCATGGCGCTTTGCTTTGCCTATCATCTCTGTATTGGCAAAACTGTATTTTGGCATGTAAAAATGGCTCATTTAGTAATATATCAGTAGCAGTTCTACCGCACTGCACACACTTGTGCCATTAGTAAATTCGAGGCCTGTCAAGCAAACTGTTGGACATTCATTCAATtaacagacggacagacggacacacGTTCCTTGAATTAATTcattacacattacatcacAGGAATGAAAAAATATACTTTGATGTCCAAAAAGAAGATGGAAGTTCAAAGAGTGGGTGACATAATTtagttatttcatttttagttCCTGGTGACCGTGTTTGCTGCATTTGTTTACTGATAgtatattttgattttatgtgttGGTAGGGATGGATATctgtttttaattcatattaTGCAGCTATCAAAACTgtactgatgtgtttttctaagtatatgttttgttttgtctggtaTGTACAGCTGCATTGCTGATCTCCTGTGTCTTCTGTTCACAGAGTTTCATCAGCCTGTTTTGTATGCACACTGTTgagtttcacacacaaaaagcaaatGAAACCAATCTGAACAAGATGTATCAACTCCGTAATCTCAGACTTTACTTTCACTTTGAACTTGCTGAAAACCATTGACGTTGTGTTATTGTAAAATCTTCTCAATTAACttatttttccaaatttcatttcattttttatttatcaggaCAGTGTACAATTACATTACGCATAAAACAGCAGAGATGCTTGTACCAGACTGTAGCTTAGTAGCCAATTTCCATCTGTAGTCCTAAAGGGGAGAGGGGGgtcaaagtgaaaatgtagtGCAAGTTAATACACCATTCAAATACATTATCTAGACATCAAACCTACAGCATACATACAGCATACGTACTGATATGATCTAAAAAAGCACAACTCAACACACAACTAACATTCAGATAAAGTGTAACCTTCATCGTTGTCCCCTCCCCTATATCTTCTACTTGGAATTTCTCTTTAGGGGTCACCCCAGAGGAtcacctgcctccatcttgccctttAAATTGTGTCCTTTTCTGTTATAccatctgtcctcatgtcctctttcacaacatccatgaattTTCTCAGCGGTCGTCCTCCTTTCCTCCTatccggcagctccatctttatATCCtctgtccaatataatcactatccctcctctggtcatgaccaaaccatctcaacctctCTTACCTTTATCTCCAAACtattcaacctgagctgtcccttgaATATGCTCattcctgtccatcctggtcactcacAATGAagatctcagcatcttcaaCTCTGTTCCCTTCACCAACATGCCTATTCAAATCTGCTCCAATCACCACCCTGTCTCCCCTGGGAACACCCTCTACCACTTCATCTTACTTACTCCATTACTCATCTTTTTCTTCTAACTGATTATCAACTTGTggggcataaacactgacaacatTCACCATCACACCTTCACTTATAAGCTTCAAACTCATGATCCTGTCTGACACTCTCCTCACCTCCAGAACACTCTTCTTATACTGCTCCCCTCccctatactgtatgtgtttttaatgtttgtctGATGTCAGTCTTTGAGTGTTAATGTTtccatatttgttttgtaataaGCCTATATGTttggtttgtattttttctgAACCCTCTCTGGTGTTTCTTATCTTATATATTTTGTGTACCATTGTAGAGAGTCAAAAAAGCATTATGAAATTGTAATAACTGTCAGAATTGTCACATAATCCGATGTGTTCTTATCTTTGTGTAGCGATATTTAGACGTCTGTATGTAGAGATggtgcttttattctgaaggagGGCTACCGGAAGTGTCATTTGAGGTTACGGGTGTCCTGAGCGGGAGTATTTCGGTCCtatttgttcatttgaaaaacattaaTTAGTTGAACGACATGAGTAAAAGATTTAACATCAACCTGGACGATACTGCTTTCATGAAAGAAAGAACACCGGTCAGTATTTTCTCAGAATTTAGTGGTAGCATAGGTACGGCTAATAAGTAGCTGGCTGGCTAGCTAACTAACGCCCCTTTGTTGTAAAGTTGTAAGTGAACCAACAACGTGAAGTGTTGGTCTGGCTTCCTGACAACACGAGTGATCGATTCACTTATTAAACTCTAGTATAATTCTTCATAAACCATCGATACTATAATTTTACTTCCTGTGTAACGCATTTGTTCAGTGGTGTCATGTGTCTATGCTTTTTTGTCTATGAATACAAAGAGTAGTGGATAATTGGACAGTTAATATccttgtatatactgtatatgtatatgcgCATACTTGGTCAACAAAGCTGATTCTGATGTCATTGTATTTCAGCCAAAGCCGCAATTTCTGTCGTCATCCAAAGGGCAAGTCTCCTCAGCCTCATCTGTGTCTTCCGCAAAGCCTGCTCCCGTGTCAGTGGACCAGCCCTTGTCCTATGCACAATATATTGTTCAGAGTAAACCCGGTGTGCTTGCTGCTGCACCCCAGAGAGAGCCTCCTCCCCCCAAACTTCCCAGGTCCGATGGTACTGACGTCACCAGTCTGAAAGAATCTGAGTCGGGTTCAATTTCATCTGCCACAGATGGATCTGAAGCAGTTCAGGACTGTACCAAAAGGACTGAATGTGGATCGAAATGGGTTCAGACGAGTGAGGAGACTCAGGTGGTTGGCACAGACCAAACTGAGGTTAAATGTCAAAAGTCAGATGCAGGCCTCAGCCTGGGTCCTAAACCAGTCGGGTCTGGGAGCAGCATTATAGTCAGTACCAGACAGGTATACCTCTGAAATTTAATTTGAGTTTGAATGTTTGCTTCTGAAAGGAAGCTGAAGAAATTAGAAGAGGTTAGTTGTAGTTTAAAATTCTTGTTTATTGGGCAGACACTTGCTGAACAGTGaagcattttatatatatatattactgtaTATGGTAGATCATACAAACAGCTATACATGTATTGTATTGCTTTATATTGTTGTAAACTGTCAAAGAAATTATATAATTAGTCCCTGCttctattattattgtcatttgtcAACAATTTCATGTGTTATTTAGAAAGACATAAACTTTCACTTGCTTGTTTTTACATACAGAGGGGAAATCCCATTTTGAAGTTTGTGAGGAGTGTCCCCTGGGAGTTTGGAGACGTTGTGCCAGATTATGTGTTGGGACAGACGACATGTGCTCTCTTCCTCAGGTGGGTTTTTTAATGCCTTAGGAAAAGCATGTTTTGAGCGCAAGAGATTTTTGTATGCGCCAACCAAAGGTttaaaaattgtgttttgtttatatctGTATATAAAAGTGGctgtgcactttaaaaaaaaaatcttttctttctcttgtgtgtctggttttgtttggATGTTGATTTGGGGGGTTGGCTTGAAGTTTGAGGTATCACAACCTCAACCCAAACTATATACATGATCGTTTGAAGCAGCTTGGACAGACATTCATGCTGCGAGTTTTACTGGTGCAAGTAGATGTGGTAAGTacaaaaagtgttttgtaaAACTGATCTTTTTACACTGACAAGTTATACATCACTCACCACGTATGAAAGTGCTatgttttacaaacattttgtgttttttattcttgATCTGCATACTGGAGCAGATCAAGACACATTGTTTGTTGCATATCAAATATTTTAACAAATCACAACATCATTAAACATGGGCTTTACTGTAAACCACCCACTCTGAACTATTATCTACTGTATCTCATAtacatgcatgtacagtatattttgcATTAAAGGATGTCATTTTAACTCTACATTAAGTGTAACATGAAGTTCGAGGCTGTTTCGGGCCTTTATTTAAGACATTGGCATTGGCTTATCATTACAGAAAGATCCTCATCATGCATTGAAGGAGCTGGCTCGCATTTGCATCATGGCTGACTGCACTCTCATCTTGGCTTGGAGGTAAAACAGATTACCAGAAATATGGTTAAGATGGTTATAGGACACAATGGAAAGTGTGTATttgaaaaatgcattgatgCTGTGATTTGGAAATGAGACTAGAAGTTTaagagtttttattattattattattattattattattattattattattattattattactacatagTCTTACTCTTTTAGTAATATagttattacttttttatgtaGTTGTATTTAATCTTCAGGTTATAAATGCACTTTGTTTTTCATAGTACATCAGtcattaatgaaataaataggTTTATTCTGGCCAGAATCAATAGTTGGAATGCCTGCTTTCCTAATTctagcacattttattttttccgtTGCTAGCTAGCACAGGGCTTGACAAATAAACTATTTAACTCTTCCTAATATTTTCATTCTGTCAATTTTACAGTTCAGAGGAGGCGGGGCGTTATCTAGAAACATATAAGTCATATGAAAAGAAACCAGCAGACGTACTGAAGGAGCAAGTTGAGAAAAACTATCTGTCAAAGGTAGGAGAATGCACAAATGTCTAAACATGCgttgatatttttaatgtgataattttcacagtttaaaaaaacatagaaaatggCTCAATGTGTGGTCACAGAAATTTAGAGTAGAGCCTTGCAGTGTTTTTCAGGGTTTGAACAAAGCAATGCTGATTGGATTTGGGTGTATGTTTAAAGGTTACAGACTGCCTGACGACTGTTAAATCTGTAAACAAGACTGATGCCATTACTTTACTGTCCACTTTTTCGGTGAGTACCATTCAATGAAGAACCGAGTTTTCTGTCCATTCACTGCTCTGCACAGCACaaattttctccttttttattttgtttacagtcTATAGAAGGAATCATTAGAGCATCTAAGGAAGACCTCGTTCTCTGTCCAGGCCTAGGTCCACAAAAAGTAAGCAATAATGCATTAGGACAATATGAAAATACAGAGGGTAAAGGAattaacatgttcacattttgtGCTTACAGGCGAGGCGACTCCATGATGTGCTGCACAAGCCTTTCCTcaagtcaaaaacaaaagacagctGACCAAATGAAGTCGGTCATCACATTGAACAGACGTGACAAACATGAGGATGCTGAACATCAACAACTGAGAATCAAGATAATGTCAaggatttaaaatgtgaactcagcttttaaagtgtttttaaaatatggAGTAATAAAAAGGTGTTTTGTTGAATTAATTTAATGAAAagtaacatttgtatttttttatacctCATGGTGTGCCTTGATTATGtattgtttaaataataaatgaacaaaccCAGCACAGGAATAGTCAGCTAAAATGTCTTGTGTAGATGTCTattataaaatgacatttatatcGTTAGAGTAAGACGTTTGGGCATACATTTAGATTGTACTAATAATTGTGTCTTTAAATTAAAGTCGTTCTCCAACTAACAGCACGGTGATGCCTTTAAATGCTACTCCGGAAATACGAAAGTGTACTTGTCATAACTTTGAGCGCTTAATGGACTGTACAGTTAGTTTAACAGGTTCACATTACGACAACATATCGCAGAGAAACACTCTACAACACAAATACTGCTGTACAAATCACAGCGTAATCTTAACAATTATGACCTCCATTTCGCATAGAACTACagccacattttgttttttccgACAGCACTGAAGCCGGTCTGACGTCATAACCGGAAGTGAGTGTTCTCAACTGTGGTTCCAACCGCCGAATGTTCTGTTACAGCTGCTCtcacttgtgttttgttgtttgaaattTTAAGctgatgaaataaagaaaaaaagcgaGTCATGCAGTCAGACAAAGAAGGTGGGGACGATGGGTGTCCTGAGGAATGTATTGCTCTGTCCGACTTCACTGGAAGTGGCAGCGACCAGGTTCGTCCgactcattttttatttatgtcagcTTCACACTGAAGTTAACCGCTTTGTTTTCTTGTCATGCGACTCACGGACATGAAAACATTGCCAAATTGTGTTAAAACCAATTCAAATACAAAACTATAAAAATACAAGGAAAATATAGATATTAATAATGTATTTACATAATATACACCTTTCACTACAGAAAGTCAACATTAGAAGTTGCAGTGGCACATGATTATTGCACACATGTATTGCAAAGATTACAATGACACAGACATGATGATTAATGTGACTCACTGACTCTGAAACTTGTGATTAAATAGTAGAAGTTCtaaaatatatacacaataaaagAGGTGTGCCTTGTGTTTGACTGGGGTAGTGATATAGATTTGTATTCATTTAGAGCCAGTGGGTCGCATGATATGTAAgcaattgaaataaaaaaaatatatatatatatttatttggcATACAAGAAGCACTGTAATCTAATAAATGATGTCATACCAGTTCATGTAGGATTATGATAACATTTAGCATTGGTTCACAGAGTAACATGACATGGAAGCATTTGAGAACTTGATCTCTTTGATATCAGAATGGTCAAAGTCATGCATATCTACTGCTGacattttgtttctgtctctcagcTTGCTTTCACTAGCGAGGACAAACTGCTTGTGCATGCCAAGCCCTCATCAGACTGGTGGTGGGCAGAGCTGCATGGGGTCAT
This genomic interval from Solea solea chromosome 2, fSolSol10.1, whole genome shotgun sequence contains the following:
- the ercc1 gene encoding DNA excision repair protein ERCC-1, giving the protein MSKRFNINLDDTAFMKERTPPKPQFLSSSKGQVSSASSVSSAKPAPVSVDQPLSYAQYIVQSKPGVLAAAPQREPPPPKLPRSDGTDVTSLKESESGSISSATDGSEAVQDCTKRTECGSKWVQTSEETQVVGTDQTEVKCQKSDAGLSLGPKPVGSGSSIIVSTRQRGNPILKFVRSVPWEFGDVVPDYVLGQTTCALFLSLRYHNLNPNYIHDRLKQLGQTFMLRVLLVQVDVKDPHHALKELARICIMADCTLILAWSSEEAGRYLETYKSYEKKPADVLKEQVEKNYLSKVTDCLTTVKSVNKTDAITLLSTFSSIEGIIRASKEDLVLCPGLGPQKARRLHDVLHKPFLKSKTKDS